Within Deinococcus actinosclerus, the genomic segment CTGGAACCGCTGCGGCGCGCGCCGCAGCCACAGGACGTACCCGGCGTGCTGGACGAGCAGCAGGGCCAGCAGGACCTGATCGGTGGGGCCCACCCGCAGCGGCCCGCTCAGGGCCAGGGTGCAGGCGGTGGTCAGCAGCAGGCAGAGCTGCACGGCCAGCAGGCCCGCGTGGCGGTACTGGGCTTCCGGCGTGCCGTCCGGAACGCGGAACCTGCGCATGGAGCGCAGTCTGGCGTCCCGCGTCTGACGCCGGTCTCACGGCGCGGGGCATGAACCGGGGACCCTGTCTGCATGCGCCGCTCCTGGCCGCCGGCGGGTGGGTGCAGACTGCGCGTATGCCACACCTGCATGACCGCGCGGCCGCCCAGGAGAGCGTCTTCGCCCGCATGAGCCGCCTCGCCGCGCAGCGGGGCGCCGTGAACCTGGGCCAGGGCTTTCCCAGCGCGCCGCCTCCCGCGTTCCTGCTGGACGCCGCGCGCGGCGCACTGGGCCGCGCCGACCAGTACGCGCCCCCGGCGGGTCTCCCGGCGCTGCGCGACGCGCTGGGCGCTGATCTGGGTGTGGACGGCGCGGACGTGACCGTCACCTGCGGCGCCACCGAGGCGCTGCACCTGCTGGCCCTGGCCCTGCTGGGTCCCGGTGACGAGGCCCTGATGCTCGAACCCGTCTTCGACGTGTACCTGCCGCAGGTGGCGCTGGCCGGCGCCCGCGGCGTGACGGTCCCCATGACGCTGGATCCCGCGCGCGGCTGGCAGTTCGACCTGGAGGCGCTGGCGGCGGCCGTCACGCCGCGCACGCGGGCGCTGCTGCTGAACAGTCCCTTCAATCCCACCGGCACGGTCTTTACTGGCGAGGAACTGGCCGGGATCGTGGCGCTGGCCCGCCGGCACGACCTGTGGATCGTCAGTGACGAGGTGTACGACGAACTGTACTTCGGTGCGCGGCCCACCCCCCTGCGGACCCTGGCGCCCGAGCGGACTTTCACGGTGGGCAGCGCGGGCAAGCGGCTGGAGGCCACGGGCTGGCGCGTGGGCTGGATCGCCGCGCCGCCCGGCCTGACCCCGGGGGTACTGGGCCTGCGGCAGATCACGAGCTTCTGCGCGCCCGCCCCGCTTCAGGCGGCGGTGGCGGCGGCGCTGCCCGTGGCGCGGGCGGCCGGGTTCTACGAGGAGCTCCGTCAGGGGTACGCGGGGCGCATGCAGCGGCTGGCCGCCGGGCTGCGCGAGCTGGGCGCGGCGGTGTTCGAGCCGCGCGGCACGTATTTCCTGACCGCCCTGCACCCCAGCTGGACGGCCGAGACGCTGGTGCACGAGGCGGGCGTGGCGGTCATTCCGGGCGAGGCCTTCTACGCGCAGCGGGCGGCGCCGGTGGGCTTGACCCGCTGGGCCTTCTGCAAATCCGACGCAGAGATTGACCTGGCCCTGACCCAGCTGGGCGCCGCGCGCCTCCTGACCGGTGCATGAGATTGTAATAAAGGTGACATCAGCGTTCTGTAAGGGATTTTCCCTTATGCAAACGCGCGGGGCGCGGCTATGCTCCGGGTCATGAAGACCACGATCCTTGGCCTGATGACCCTCACCGCCCTGTCCGGCGCCTCCGCCGCCTCGTACGTCGGCGGCTCGATCGGCTCCGGCGCGACCATTCACTACCAGACCGACCTGACCGGCGCGAGCGCCATGCGCTACGGCCTGAATCTCGACGCCACGAACTTCAACTTCAGCCGCGACAACATCTCCATCGGCGGCAGCGTGGACTACCTGGGCGACTTCGTGGGCACCGGCTCCGCGCTGGGTGGCCTGACCCCCTACTACGGCCTGGGTCTCGGCGCGGGCGTGGTGCTCGGCCAGGGCGGCGGCGTGAGCGTCTACCCCCACGGCACCCTGGGCCTGCGCTACAACGTCACCGATCCCCTCAGCTTCTTCGTGGAGGGCAACATCGGCCCCCGCGTGACCGTGGGTGGCAGCGCTGCCAGTGACGTCCGCCTCGGCAGCGGCGCCCGCATCGGCCTGAACTACCGCCTGCCCTGATCGGTTGGACAGCTGTCCAGTGGCCACCCCTCGTGGGGTGGTCACTTTCGCTTGTCTTCATGAGAGGACCTGACTATCCTCACACCCGATGAAGAACTCCCTGATCGCCACTGCCCTCCTCAGCGCCGCCTCCCTCGCCGCCGCCGACAGCCTCGGCCTGAGCGGCAGCTACACCAAGGGCTTCTACCGCGCCGACGGCGAATCCCTCGACTTCGACGGCTCGTTCGGGGTGGGCCTGAGCTACACCTACGATCTCGACAGCGTGTCGGCCGTGCGTACCCAGCTCGAACTGTTCCCCAACCTGTACGGGTCCGACAAGCTCGGCTTCGGCGGGGAGTTCACCTACCTGCGCAGCGTGACCAGCACCGGGGGCGCCGACGTGTACGTGGGTGGCGGCCTGGGCCTGAACACCGTGTCTGAAAGCGGCGCGACCGACGCCGGCAAGTTCACGGCCCGCCTGACCACCATCAACCCCACCCTGCTGGCCGGCGTGCGTTACGCCGTGGCCCCCGGCTTCAGCGGCTTCTTCGAGCTTGCGGGTGGCCCCTCCTTCCTGCGTGCCAGCGTGAGCGGCGGCTCGGCCACCGTGAGCGACACGGCCACCGGCGCGTTCCTGAAGCCCAGCATCGGCTTCACGTACACCCTCCGCTGAGCCGCGCACCGACCCGGCACTGAATCTTTGCTCTGACGGGAGTCGCCTGCGGGCGGCTCCTTTCTGCTACCCCGGCGCGGCTGGGCTGGACACCTCACTTGACCCCCCGCGCTCCCCCTGCTAGCCTCGTCTGCATAGCTATACGCAATCTGCGTATAACCATACAAGCATATGCAGACCCTGACCTCCCGACGCTGAAGCTGACCGCCTGACCCCCCCCGGGGTTTACAGGCGGCACCTTCACGCCGGGCGGTCTTGTGCTGCGCCTTGCACCCCCTTCACCCAGACAGGAGAGAATCGACCCATGACGAAAGACAAGATCGTGCTCGCGTACAGCGGCGGCCTGGACACCAGCATCATCCTCAAGTGGCTCCAGACGGAGAAGAACTACGACGTGGTCTGCTTCACCGCCGACCTCGGTCAGGGTGACGAGGTCGAGGAAGCCCGCGTCAAGGCCCTGAACACCGGCGCCGTCGCCGCCTACGCGCTGGACCTGCGCGAGGAATTCGTGCGCGACTACGTGTTCCCCATGTTCCGCACCAGCGCCCTGTACGAGGGCTACTACCTGCTCGGCACCTCCATCGCCCGCCCGCTGATCGCCAAGAAAATGGTCGAGATCGCCGAGAAGGAAGGCGCGGTCGCCGTGTCGCACGGCGCGACCGGCAAGGGCAACGACCAGGTGCGCTTCGAGATGACCGCCTACGCCCTGAAACCCGACATCGTCACCGTCGCCCCCTGGCGCGACTGGACCTTCCAGGGCCGCGCCGACCTCGAAGCCTTCGCCCACGAGCACGGCATCCCGGTCCCCACCACCAAGAAGGACCCCTGGAGCACCGACGCCAACCTCCTGCACATCTCCTACGAGGGCGGCATTCTCGAAGACCCCTGGGCCGAACCGCCAGCCCACATGT encodes:
- a CDS encoding pyridoxal phosphate-dependent aminotransferase produces the protein MPHLHDRAAAQESVFARMSRLAAQRGAVNLGQGFPSAPPPAFLLDAARGALGRADQYAPPAGLPALRDALGADLGVDGADVTVTCGATEALHLLALALLGPGDEALMLEPVFDVYLPQVALAGARGVTVPMTLDPARGWQFDLEALAAAVTPRTRALLLNSPFNPTGTVFTGEELAGIVALARRHDLWIVSDEVYDELYFGARPTPLRTLAPERTFTVGSAGKRLEATGWRVGWIAAPPGLTPGVLGLRQITSFCAPAPLQAAVAAALPVARAAGFYEELRQGYAGRMQRLAAGLRELGAAVFEPRGTYFLTALHPSWTAETLVHEAGVAVIPGEAFYAQRAAPVGLTRWAFCKSDAEIDLALTQLGAARLLTGA